A genome region from Hevea brasiliensis isolate MT/VB/25A 57/8 chromosome 9, ASM3005281v1, whole genome shotgun sequence includes the following:
- the LOC110660831 gene encoding probable copper-transporting ATPase HMA5, with product MSSFHGSGLGGSDQVIFYSPPITKVIHFIVFRFLFFFTGSLCAGRTIEGVYFYIWLTISIFVVKALRRDSPSGFLRFSKLIFVVCVEAEEECKNCCGSHDIIEQKSKEKYLVSIDSEEDTILETSEVAGWRANSVQDEGNGKSTRVCQICINGEHCTCSSVIEQPLQAVKEVQTSPVVLATEESKAIRNFIQFLKDTANREFQVILVSTDEDTSKIELKVDDAITDNSLKAIKNSLQAVPGVQSICVDPELNRISVSCEPDSPAPRSFIIVTESTEAGNFKAMIFAEGRRGRESRRQEETEHLQYFLLLWFLFLAFILFLASMLSINVPAIKHYLDIKVVNMLTVGAIIRWVLSTPMLLMQLIILWQFYTAPNKTLNCCSVDMDVFTALKANIIYFCSVYSVLRTAFSSDVQGVDFFGTSLMFMAFNLLGTYLDAFVRRKRSQVITKHKGLAKETITLLTLVHKENLTVKEEIDSRLGLTDVIRLIPGAKAKWEKSHANENGVVYFKGRSFGSDSVLSQIAHLVQSDQKAEGPVKEFAKTISKFFLILGIIVSFLFWLAWFLAGKFHAYPKSWLPHSMDRSHLAALVWISVMAIASPCSLPLATEIAAMVAAQVGASRGVLIKNDRALEWAHKVDCIVFNKRTLTVGKPVVVDITLLKNMKPKEFFLLVAAVEANSRHPLAKAIIEHAKECGEDKDNFLLPEAHDFDLIAGRGLKAIVQSKQILVGNKSLMIEHNISIPDDAKKSSQKLKGRVKLEF from the exons ATGTCTTCTTTCCATGGGAGTGGTCTTGGCGGAAGTGACCAAGTTATTTTCTATTCGCCGCCGATTACAAAGGTAATTCACTTCATCGTTTttcgtttccttttctttttcactGGGTCCTTGTGTGCTGGAAGAACTATTGAAGGTGTTTATTTTTACATATGGTTGACAATTTCTATATTTGTTGTGAAAGCTCTGCGCAGAGATAGTCCCAGTGGTTTTCTTCGGTTTAGCAAGTTAAT ATTCGTAGTTTGTGTAGAGGCGGAGGAGGAGTGCAAGAATTGCTGTGGTTCGCATGACATTATCGAACAGAAGAGTAAGGAAAAATACTTGGTGTCCATAGACAGTGAA GAAGACACCATCCTTGAGACAAGTGAAGTTGCCGGATGGAGGGCCAATTCAGTCCAGGATGAGGGCAATGGCAAATCCACTCGAGTCTGCCAAATATGCATTAATGGAGAGCATTGCACTTGTTCTTCCGTTATTGAACAACCTTTACAAGCAGTAAAAGAAGTGCAAACATCCCCAGTGGTCTTGGCAACTGAAGAATCAAAAGCTAtcagaaacttcattcagttcTTGAAAGACACAGCAAATAGAGAATTTCAAGTCATACTTGTCAGCACTGATGAGGACACAAGCAAGATAGAGCTTAAAGTGGACGATGCAATCACAGATAATTCTTTGAAAGCAATTAAAAATAGTCTTCAAGCTGTCCCAGGTGTTCAAAGCATTTGTGTAGACCCTGAACTGAACAGAATTTCTGTTTCTTGCGAACCAGATTCCCCTGCACCTAGAAGTTTTATCATAGTGACCGAATCAACTGAAGCTGGGAATTTCAAGGCCATGATATTTGCTGAAGGGAGAAGAGGAAGAGAAAGTCGTAGACAGGAGGAAACTGAGCATTTGCAGTACTTTCTGCTTTTGTGGTTTTTGTTTCttgcatttattttatttttagcatCCATGCTTTCCATTAATGTCCCTGCAATTAAGCATTATTTGGACATCAAAGTAGTCAATATGCTGACAGTAGGGGCAATTATCAGGTGGGTGCTATCCACTCCGATGCTGCTTATGCAGCTTATCATCCTTTGGCAATTCTATACAGCACCCAACAAGACACTGAATTGTTGTTCTGTTGATATGGATGTGTTTACTGCCCTAAAAGCGAATATAATCTACTTTTGTTCAGTCTATTCAGTTTTGAGGACTGCTTTTTCTTCGGATGTTCAAggagtggacttctttgggactAGCTTAATGTTTATggccttcaatcttcttgggacgTATCTAGATGCATTCGTTAGGAGGAAGAGATCTCAAGTCATCACCAAGCACAAGGGATTGGCAAAGGAAACGATAACATTATTGACTTTGGTTCATAAAGAAAATTTGACTGTCAAAGAAGAAATTGATAGTAGGTTAGGGTTAACTGATGTCATTAGACTAATTCCTGGTGCAAAAGCTAAATGGGAGAAGAGCCATGCGAATGAGAATGGAGTTGTGTATTTTAAGGGGAGAAGTTTTGGATCAGACAGTGTTCTCTCACAGATCGCTCATCTTGTTCAGTCTGATCAGAAGGCGGAAGGTCCTGTGAAGGAATTTGCTAAAACTATTTCCAAATTCTTTCTCATTTTG ggtATTATTGTTTCTTTTTTATTTTGGCTTGCCTGGTTTTTAGCTGGAAAGTTCCATGCCTACCCAAAATCTTGGTTACCGCATTCCATGGATAGGTCTCATCTTGCAGCCCTAGTTTGGATATCTGTTATGGCAATAGCTTCGCCGTGTTCTCTTCCCCTAGCAACTGAAATTGCTGCCATGGTTGCCGCCCAGGTTGGCGCATCCAGGGGTGTTCTAATAAAAAATGACCGAGCATTAGAATGGGCACATAAG GTGGATTGCATTGTTTTCAACAAGAGAACTCTTACCGTTGGAAAGCCAGTGGTTGTTGACATAACACTTCTGAAAAATATGAAACCTAAAGAATTTTTCCTACTTGTTGCTGCAGTTGAG GCAAATAGTAGGCACCCTTTAGCCAAGGCCATTATAGAGCACGCCAAGGAATGCGGGGAAGACAAAGATAACTTTCTCTTGCCTGAAGCTCATGATTTTGACTTAATTGCTGGCCGCGGGTTGAAAGCTATTGTCCAGAGCAAGCAAATACTCGTGGGAAACAAGAGCTTGATGATTGAACACAACATTTCAATCCCGGATGACGCTAAGAAAAGCTCGCAGAAATTGAAAGGAAGGGTCAAACTGGAGTTTTAG
- the LOC131182869 gene encoding probable copper-transporting ATPase HMA5 has protein sequence MATADKWGTANSIGRQVQIETVIVEATLQQKVKEVEKLQEQGHVVAMVDGSRSNSLALVAADVGIAVGARTGIAMEAADIDLTKDNLEDVVTAIDLSRKTISLNHLNLLFACVHNFLGISMATAAPFLLGFILQPWIAGTIATCSSLGLVLSPYLLKNYKRPKKLENLEINGIRVDQ, from the exons ATGGCGACAGCTGACAAGTGGGGAACTGCCAATTCCATTGGCAGACAAGTTCAGATTGAAACTGTTATCGTAGAAGCCACGCTTCAGCAGAAAGTAAAGGAAGTGGAGAAGCTACAG GAACAAGGACATGTGGTGGCAATGGTTGATGGTAGTAGAAGCAATTCACTTGCACTTGTAGCAGCAGATGTTGGAATAGCAGTTGGAGCACGCACCGGCATCGCAATGGAGGCAGCTGATATTGATCTCACAAAGGACAACTTGGAGGATGTCGTTACCGCCATAGACCTTTCCAGAAAGACAATTTCTCTTAATCATCTTAATCTCCTATTTGCTTGTGTTCATAACTTCCTTGGCATTTCAATGGCTACTGCTGCCCCTTTCCTACTTGGATTTATCTTGCAGCCATGGATTGCTGGAACGATAGCTACATGCTCTTCACTCGGGTTGGTCTTGTCTCCCTATTTGTTGAAGAACTACAAAAGGCCCAAGAAACTGGAAAACCTTGAGATTAACGGAATAAGAGTTGACCAATAA
- the LOC110660856 gene encoding glutathione S-transferase T1: MMKLKVYADRMSQPSRAVIIFCKVNGIDFEEVRIDVSKRQQLSPEFKEINPMGKVPAIVDGRFKLFESHAILIYLACVFPGVADHWYPADLFKRVKIQSVLDWHHSNLRRGAATYVFNTTLAPASGLPLNPQAAAEAEKVLSSSLSKIESFWLKGSGRFLLGGNQPTIADLSLVCEIMQLEVLDEYDRSRIIAPYKKVQQWIEDTRQATRPHFDEVHKILFKAKARLQKQRSVGENIETQSSFKTTLTSKM; the protein is encoded by the exons atgatgaagctgAAAGTATATGCAGATCGAATGTCCCAGCCTTCACGGGCAGTTATCATCTTTTGCAA GGTAAACGGGATAGACTTTGAGGAGGTCAGAATAGATGTAAGCAAGCGCCAGCAGTTATCTCCTGAATTCAAAG AAATAAACCCTATGGGAAAAGTGCCAGCTATAGTTGATGGACGATTCAAGCTGTTTGAAAG CCATGCAATCCTTATCTATCTTGCTTGTGTGTTTCCTGGAGTTGCTGATCATTG GTATCCGGCTGATCTTTTCAAGAGAGTTAAGATTCAATCAGTGTTGGATTGGCACCACTCTAATTTACGCCGGGGAGCAG CTACATATGTTTTCAATACTACACTGGCACCTGCATCTGGCCTACCTCTGAATCCACAAGCTGCTGCTGAAGCTGAGAAAGTTCTCTCTTCATCCCTGTCAAAGATAGAATCCTTTTGGCTCAAGGGAAGTGGACGATTTTTGCTAGGTGGCAATCAACCAACTATAGCAGATCTAAGCCTTGTCTGTGAAATAATGCAACTGGAG GTTTTGGATGAATATGATCGCAGTCGAATAATTGCTCCATATAAGAAAGTTCAGCAATGGATTGAGGACACAAGACAGGCAACAAGGCCTCACTTTGATGAAGTGCATAAAATCCTATTTAAAGCCAAAGCAAGACTGCAAAAGCAGCGGTCAGTGGGGGAAAACATTGAGACTCAATCAAGCTTCAAAACAACATTGACCTCAAAGATGTAA
- the LOC110660853 gene encoding glutathione S-transferase T1, protein MGQVPAIIHGDLKLFESHAILIYLASAFPGVADHWYPTDLVKRAKIHSVLDWHHSNLRRGTVNYVFNSRLAPIFGLPLNLQAAAEDEKILISSLSTIESFWLQDSGMFLLGANQPSIADLSLVCEIMQLELLDENERNRLLGQYKKVQQWIENTKNAIKPQFDEVHDAVYQLSATLRKK, encoded by the exons ATGGGGCAAGTCCCAGCTATCATTCATGGAGATCTTAAGCTTTTTGAGAG CCATGCAATCCTTATATATCTTGCCTCTGCATTTCCTGGAGTTGCAGATCATTG GTATCCAACTGATCTTGTCAAGAGAGCCAAGATTCATTCTGTTTTGGACTGGCATCACTCAAATTTACGCCGTGGCACAG TTAACTATGTTTTTAATTCAAGACTGGCGCCTATATTTGGCCTGCCCCTGAACCTACAGGCAGCAGCTGAAGATGAGAAAATTTTGATTTCATCTCTGTCAACAATAGAGTCCTTTTGGCTCCAGGATAGTGGGATGTTCTTGCTTGGGGCAAATCAACCATCAATAGCAGATCTCAGCCTTGTCTGTGAAATTATGCAACTCGAG CTACTGGATGAGAATGAACGCAATCGTCTTCTGGGCCAATACAAGAAAGTTCAACAGTGGATTGAGAATACAAAAAATGCAATAAAACCTCAATTTGATGAAGTGCATGATGCTGTTTATCAGTTGAGCGCAACACTGAGGAAGAAATAG